In one Gracilinanus agilis isolate LMUSP501 chromosome 6, AgileGrace, whole genome shotgun sequence genomic region, the following are encoded:
- the LOC123252843 gene encoding mas-related G-protein coupled receptor member X2-like: MAEFSVPDRSSPAEGFTLYKWLGGVVLLVALLGLLGNLLVLWLLGFLIRRNPVSVYVLNLAAAEALFLCGHSVLCLGDLLDYFERSPAWMGVNDITEMAYSAALSLRAATCAELCLSALCPRGYRRRRPQHTSTVVCGGLWVLACLLLGGHFLFCLSDQDSHFCNPIIIGQMVHFFLFTALLFLASLAIVLKVQCSGRRRRRPPRLYRLALIMALVFLLFGLAPDIEHFLETFGIDVLVPLWLPTLLANLNCSANPVLYFALNRRRRRGRRGREPLRRVLQRALTDEQDLEGDERDASHTTTWETSF; the protein is encoded by the coding sequence ATGGCCGAGTTCTCCGTCCCGGACCGCAGCAGCCCCGCCGAAGGCTTCACGCTGTacaagtggctggggggcgtcGTTCTGCTCGTCGCGCTGCTCGGCCTGCTGGGGAACCTCCTGGTCCTGTGGCTGCTGGGCTTCCTCATCCGCAGGAACCCCGTCTCCGTCTACGTGCTCAACCTGGCCGCGGCCGAAGCCCTCTTCCTGTGCGGCCACTCGGTGCTCTGCTTGGGGGACCTGCTAGACTACTTCGAGCGCTCCCCCGCCTGGATGGGCGTGAACGACATCACCGAAATGGCCTACTCCGCCGCCCTGAGCCTGCGGGCGGCCACCTGCGCCGAGCTCTGCCTCTCGGCGCTCTGCCCGCGCGGCTACCGGCGCCGGCGGCCCCAGCACACGTCGACGGTGGTGTGCGGCGGCCTCTGGGTTCTGGCCTGCCTGCTGCTGGGGGGGCACTTTCTGTTCTGCCTCAGCGACCAGGACAGCCATTTCTGCAACCCCATCATCATCGGCCAGATGGTCCACTTCTTCCTCTTCACCGCCCTGCTCTTCCTGGCCAGCCTCGCCATCGTGCTGAAGGTCCAGTGCAGCGGCCGGCGCCGGCGGCGGCCGCCCAGGCTCTACCGCCTGGCCCTCATCATGGCCCTCGTGTTCCTGCTCTTCGGCCTGGCCCCCGACATCGAGCATTTCCTGGAGACCTTCGGCATAGACGTCCTCGTTCCCCTCTGGCTGCCCACGCTCCTGGCCAACTTGAACTGCAGCGCCAACCCCGTCCTCTACTTCGCCCTGAACCGCCGCCGCCGCAGgggcaggagggggagggagccGCTCCGGCGGGTGCTCCAGAGGGCCCTGACCGACGAGCAGGACCTGGAGGGCGACGAGAGGGACGCCTCCCACACCACCACCTGGGAGACGTCCTTCTGA